AGTATTTCTTTGGGCTTATTGAGCACTATGGTTATCCTCTGGAAGGTAGTGCACACTTCTATTTTATGGATGATGATGACGGACAGTCCTCGTACTTCGGGGTTTTCAGATTCTTCCCCGACGATGATGCAAGGGAGACAACTTTGTTTATAGAATTGCACTTCAAGCCGTTCTTTGAAGGGCTTGGATATCCCGAATTGCTTGTAAGTGACCGTGATTTGGCTAAAATGCGTCTGCTTGAGGAATACTCCTATGCCAAATACCTTGACGGTCGCCTGGTCAAGCGCTCCGGAGAGTTTATGTACAAGGCTCAGGTTGATCCTTATTTCCCGGTTCCATATAGTAAGGTTTTCCTAAAGGAAGGTAACTATTCTCATCTTGTATATCAACCTTCGCCAAATGCAACAATACTATTGAGTCGTAAGGACTTCACAGTAACTGATGTACTGATGGCCTTTTCTCTGTTCTTCCTTTTCTTCTTTCTGCTCACCGGAATTGTAATTCTGCTGTTGCAGTGGCAGTCCAAGGGCTTCTCTTTCAGGATTTCGATTCAGAAAAGGATACAGACTGTCTTTGTTGCGGTTATGGTGCTGATGCTTATTGTTGTGGCAACGGGAACAGTCTATTATACGGTAAAACAATACAGGCAAAAGCACCTTGAATTACTCGAGAGCAAGGTTCAGTCAATAATGCTTGAGCTCGAATATAAGGTAGGGCTTGACGGTCCCGAGACCTCAAGCCCCGGGGATTATCTGAACTATCAGCTTCAGATGATATCCACAGTTTTCTATTGCGATATTAATCTATATGGAGTTGATGGTACTTTGATTGGAACCTCCAGGCCGGAACTTTTCAGGAGCGGACTGGCAGGAACCCAGATGAATCCAAAGGCTTATTACAACCTGGCATACACCGAGGCTGTAAGTCATCTTGAGGAGGAGCAGATAGGATCAATGAAGTATATTTCCTTTTATGTGCCGCTGCTAGACAGTAACAATCGCCTGTCAGGCTTTCTCAATCTGCCTTATTTCGTTGGTAATAACGATCTGAGAAGTGAGATTTCTTCAGTAATTGTCACGATAGTCAATTTCTATCTGCTCTTCTCCTTCCTTGTCATTCTGATAGCAGTGTTCCTCTCTCGTCAGATTACCAGACCACTGTTGCTACTGCAAACCAAGATATCTCAGATAAAGCTTGACAGGCTGAATGAAAAGATTGACTACAAGGGGCAGGATGAGATTGGTGAACTGGTAGCTGAGTACAACCGTATGGTGGATGAGCTGACTATCAGTGCTGGTAAACTTGCACGTACGGAGAGGGAACTTGCCTGGAGGGAAATGGCAAGGCAGATTGCGCATGAGATCAAGAATCCGTTGACGCCCATGAAGCTCAGCATACAATACCTGCAAAGAGCCTGGAAAGATAATGTGGTGGATTTTGATGCCTATCTGAAGAAGGTCACTGATACACTGATAGAACAGATCAATTCGCTGTCGTCAATTGCCTCTGAGTTTAGCCGCTTTGCACAGATGCCACCCGAGAAGTCAGAAGTTATCAACCTGATTGAGAAGATAGAGAATAGCCGCACCCTATTTGGTGATACCGGTAGCGTACCTGTAGTACTGGTTAATATGGCAGGAGATATTGTCAAGGTTAGGGCGGACGGCGAACAACTATTAGGTGTTTTCAATAACCTGATTAAGAATGCGATCCAGTCAATACCCGACAATCGTGAGGGTCGGATAGAAATAGAAGTAAGTCGGGACGATGAGAAAGTTGTCGTTGCCATCAAGGATAATGGTAAGGGAGTTCCTGATGAGATACGAACCAAGTTGTTTGAGCCAAGCTTTACTACCAAGACCGGAGGTATGGGTCTGGGATTGGCGATTTCAAAGAGAGCTGTTGAGAATGCCGGTGGACGTATCTGGTTTACCTCCGAGGAGAATACAGGTTCGGTGTTCTATGTCGAACTACCCGTGATTTCTGACAGCAAATAGTAGTTGAGTCTTCTGAAGATACTATCCATATCTGTGCGCAGGTTGACTTCTGCCAATACATTTTCTTTCCTGTTTGTAGCAGTTGTGTTCCAACTGTTTGTGGTATTGGAACAGTGGAAAATTACTTTTTAGTTGTCTATGTGAAAGTAAGCTCTGGTGCTGCTGATATGGACAGTAAGCCGGGGCTTTGCAACTGAATTGTTAGTCGGCCTGATTCTCTTTAGTGGAGTAAACTACGGTAGTCTCAGCCCACTTGTCAGCCAGCCTGTATCCGCGACTTACAAACCACCACAGATCAATCAGGTTAAGCACCGGGATCAACATTACCAGACCTCTGATAACTGACTTTTCATGTTGACCGGTTATAGGAGTCAGCTGAGGGATATTCACTACCTTTATTTTAAGTAGATGTTTTCCACAACTCTGACCATTCATAAATGGCATGGATTCTTTACCCAGATGATAGATCAGACCAAGGATCCATCCTATTCTTGGGAAAAAGCACAAACCGGCAACTATTACTATATCAATAACAGCCGCTATAATACGTTCTGTTAAAGGAGCTGTTGAAGGAGTTGTCATTCCTGAAGCTGGCATTTCTGGCAAATTTTGGCGCTAAGATATATCATCCATGCTGATTATACCATTCAGAATGGCATAAACTGTAAGACCGGATACACTTTTAATATCCAGTTTCCGGGTAATATTCTTGCGGTGCGAAATAACGGTGTGAGTACTGATAAATAATTCCGACCCAATCTCTTTGTTGGTCTTTCCGAGTGCTACATGCTTTAGAATAAGCTTTTCGCGGGGAGTCAGTTCCTCCGACTCCTGAACACTCTTGGTTTCTGATATCGACTTGAGAGTGTTTGATATCTTTTCCATAAGAGCAACCTTCGAATCGTATATGGACAACTGATTATCAGGTGCACCATGCGGAAGCGCAGTATTAATAATATGTAGTACTTTGCAGTGTTCAGGTATTACATCTGACAAAGGTTTATCATTTGAAGTGGTCGCAATACTTGAATTAATAATTAGCAGATCCGGGTCTAGATGCTGAATAACCTCCTCAATTCCAAGGTTAGAACCCAGAATCTCAATTTCGCCGGTTTCGGGAAACTGCCTTAATATATGCATCAATCCTTTTCTCAGGAGATAGGATTGTTCAGCTACTAAGATTCTTATCATTGAGGTGCCAGTTATAAACCTTTATTCTGTGCAATATACTCTCGTTCCATCTGCCTCACCTTAGGTATAAGGACGTTCTCCTCAAGCAATGTGTGATCTTTAAGATCATTACCAAGCCTGCTTATCTCAAGTATCAGGTTGGTAAACTGGATGCTGCTGATCTGTGGCTGTAAATGCTTCAGAAGTATACTTTGCAGATCAAATACCTTTTCTTCTATATCACTATGGTGTTCCAGATACTTGTCTATAGAATAATTCTTGTACCTGGTATTGAAGGTCTCCCTGCTCATACGTCCTTCTATTGCATCCGACAGCGCCAGAATATAAGGGAAGGTGGTATTCTCCTCATCCTCTATATGCTCAGTAAATTCTCTAATATACTCCCTGAAAAAGCCAAGCATAAGCTGTACTGAGTTGTCGGGCATACCCGACAACTGTTCCAGATATTCAATTTCTTTTTCTATGCGAGGTATCTGAAAATGCAGATAGTACTGGTGAGTATTGTGCAGATATGTAATTAGCCATTTTGCATCACCCTTTATCAACTGCTCCTGGGGAAAGTTTTCACGTTCCAGAAACCAGTGTACCAGTTCCATAAAGAAAGTGACAGGCATCTGTTGCTCCTCACAGATGGTCCTTACGCTTTTGTCTTTGAAACCGAAGGGTATCTGAAGGCGCTGTATTACGGCCAGAACATTAAAGTTGAGCTGAACAAGTTCAGCCATTTTCATATCAGCATGAATACTCATAAGGACGCTTATTTAGACTGGGTAAAAATAAGAAAAGTTTATATAACTACCCCATCAGGCACCAATTTATTGACCAGAGCATATAGTCTTCAGATTATTTCTTCCTCATAAAGATATTGACGGGCACACCCGACAAATCCCATTTCTCCCTCAGTTTATTTTCAAGGAAGCGCTTGTATGGATCCTTAACATACTGCGGCAGGTTGCAGAAGAATGCAAAGGATGGTGGCTGTGTCGGAAGTTGTGAGATATACTTAATCTTAATGTACTTACCCTTTGTTGCCGGTGGTGGAGTAGCATCAATCAGCGGCAGGAAGTACTCGTTGAGTTTTGATGTCGGGATTTTCCTGGTTTTGTTTTCATAAACCCTCATAGCTTCTTCCACTACCTTGAAGATCCTTTGCTTGTTGGTGACAGATGTAAAGATTATAGGATAGTCAGTGTAGGGTGCTGTCTGCTCACGTATTGCTGCTTCAAACTTCTTGGTTGAATTGCTGTCCTTTTCAATAAGGTCCCACTTATTTACCACTACTACAATACCCTTACGGTTACGCTCCACCAGTCCGAAGATTTTCTGGTCCTGACCTTCGAAGCCGCGGGTAGCATCCACCATCAGGATACATACATCTGAGTTTTCAATTGACCTTATGGCACGCATTACCGAGTAAAACTCGAGATCTTCCTTTACTCTTGCCTTCTTGCGGATTCCGGCAGTGTCGACAAGGAGGAACCTGTGGCCAAACTTGTTGTATAGTGTGTGAATACTATCACGGGTTGTGCCAGGTATATCAGTTACTATATTCCTTTCTTCGCCTGTCAGAGCATTTAGAAGTGATGATTTACCTGCATTGGGTCTTCCAACGATAGTAAACCTGGGTAATTGCTCTTCTTCAATTGCTCCGGCTTCCTTTTCAGGTAAAGCAGCTACAACTGCATCCATCAATTCACCTGTTCCGAATCCGTTGATAGATGAAATTGTAAATAGTTCTTTGAATCCAAGTGAATAGAAGTAAGCTGCTTCGGGCAGGCGTTCGCCCGTGTCAACTTTGTTGACCACGACAAAAGCAGGCTTGTTGGAGCGCCTTATTACCTCAGCAAGCATCTCATCATAATCAGTCAGTCCAGTGGTAACATCCACCAGGAAGAGCAGAATATCTGCTTCTTCTATTGCAATAGTAACCTGATCCCTAATTGATTCTTCAAAAATATCATCTGAGTTGATTGCGTAACCACCTGTATCTACCACTGAAAACTCAACCCCATTCCAGACGGACTTCCCATATAATCGGTCGCGGGTAACTCCGCTGACTTCATCCACAATAGCGTGGCGCTGTCCCGTAAGGCGGTTAAACAGAGTTGATTTTCCTACGTTGGGGCGTCCTACTATTGCGACAATATTTGCCATACTCTCTTAAATTTTATGTTTGTTGTGATTATAATTCGTAACCAAAATTGCGAAGGAAATTATCCTTATCCCGCCAGTCTTTAGTGACCTTGACAAATAGCTCAAGGAAGACCTTACGTCCCAGAAAGGTTTCAATTTCTTTTCTTGCCTCAGTTCCTGTCTTCTTGAGTGCCTTGCCCTGATGCCCTATGATTATTGCCTTTTGAGATTCACGGGCCACGTGTATGATGGCTCTGATTCTTACAATCTCAGGCCCTTCCTTAAATTCTTCAACCTCAACTTCAACAGAATAGGGAATCTCCTTCTGGTAATATAGCAGGATCTTCTCACGGATAATCTCCGATACAAAAAAACGTTCGGGCTTATCGGTGAGTGCATCCTTATCAAAATACGGTGGTGATTCCGGCATCAGTTCCATAATCCGGGCCATAAGGTTGTCTGTGTTGAACTTCTTAATGGCTGAGATCGGAAATATCTCAGCTTTTGGAACAAGTTCCTTCCATTGTAACACAAGCTGCTCAAGATCAGCCTGATTGGACAGGTCGACCTTGTTTATTGCAAGAAGCACCGGAGTATCAGATTTATTGATTTCATTAATAAAGTCAGAGTTCTTTCCTGGTGTCTCAATAGTATCAGTTATGTATAATATAGCATCTGCATCAGCCAGGGCCGACTTGCTAAACTTAAGCATTGCCTCTTGGAGTTTGTACTTGGGTTCCAGTACTCCGGGGGTGTCAGAAAACACAATTTGATAGTCAGGACTATTGAGGATTCCAAATATCCTGTGCCTTGTTGTCTGAGCCTTGGAGGTTATTATAGAAAGCCTTTCCCCCACCAGGAGGTTGGAAAGTGTTGACTTTCCAACATTTGGATTTCCAACTATACTTACATATCCAGCTTTATGCCCCATATCCCGCCTTTGTTTTTCTGTTATTCTATTGTTAATCAATTTGTTTAATTCCCCCTGGGGGAAATAATCGCGCCGCAAAGTTACTACAATTGATGGTTTATTCACCCATTTTCAAATAAACTTAGGTGTTGGTGAATGGATTATTTTTGGTGATTATCAGGTGCTTTATCTTTTTTAACACAAAAGAAGTGTAGAAAGATTTGGAAGCATAGGAAATTCCCCCTTATCTTTGCATCCGCTTTCAAAACGATGAGGCGTACAAATGTTGAATAACGGTGCTTTTGGCCTGCAACTGAGTCGAAAAAAAGATTTTTAATGAAAAATCGAAATTTGTTTTGAAAGTTCGAAAAAACTGATTTATCTTTGCATCCGCTTTCCAAAAAATTTTGGCAAGGTGCTTAGTGAATAGAATAACGATCTTTGAAAATATTGATGCAATACCTAAAAAGAAAAGACAGGAAAGCGTAATTCCTTTGAGGAAGATTAGAATTGAGCCCAGATAATATTTTTAAAAACTTTTCATACAACGAAGAGTTTGATCCTGGCTCAGGATGAACGCTAGCGACAGGCTTAACACATGCAAGTCGAGGGGTAACAGGGTAGCAATACCGCTGACGACCGGCGCACGGGTGAGTAACGCGTATGCAACCTGCCTATAACTGGGGAATAGCTCCCTGAAAGGGGAATTAACACCGCATAACACTATTGATTCGCATGGATTAGTAGTTAAATGTAGCGATACAGGTTATAGATGGGCATGCGTGACATTAGCTAGTTGGTGAGGTAACGGCTCACCAAGGCTACGATGTCTAGGGGTTCTGAGAGGAAGGTCCCCCACACTGGTACTGAGACACGGACCAGACTCCTACGGGAGGCAGCAGTGAGGAATATTGGTCAATGGGCGCAAGCCTGAACCAGCCATGTCGCGTGCAGGAAGACTGCCCTATGGGTTGTAAACTGCTTTTATAGTAGAAGAAACACATCTACGTGTAGATGTCTGCCAGTATACTATGAATAAGCATCGGCTAACTCCGTGCCAGCAGCCGCGGTAATACGGAGGATGCAAGCGTTATCCGGATTTATTGGGTTTAAAGGGTGCGTAGGCGGGACTGTAAGTCAGGGGTGAAATACTGCAGCTTAACTGTAGCATTGCCTTTGAAACTGCCGTTCTTGAGTACAGTTGAGGTAGGCGGAATGTGGTGTGTAGCGGTGAAATGCATAGATATACCACAGAACGCCGATTGCGAAGGCAGCTTACTAAGCTGTTACTGACGCTGAGGCACGAAAGCGTGGGGATCAAACAGGATTAGATACCCTGGTAGTCCACGCTGTAAACGATGATTACTGGTTGTTAGCGATATATAGCTAGTGACTGAGCGAAAGCATTAAGTAATCCACCTGGGGAGTACGTCGGCAACGATGAAACTCAAAGGAATTGACGGGGGCCCGCACAAGCGGAGGAACATGTGGTTTAATTCGATGATACGCGAGGAACCTTACCTGGGTTTAAATGGGGAGTGCCAGGTGTCGAAAGATGCTTTTCCTTCGGGACACTCTTCAAGGTGCTGCATGGTTGTCGTCAGCTCGTGCCGTGAGGTGTCGGGTTAAGTCCCATAACGAGCGCAACCCTTGCCGATAGTTGCCATCACGTAAAGGTGGGCACTCTATCGGGACTGCCGGTGTAAACCGTGAGGAAGGTGGGGATGACGTCAAATCAGCACGGCCCTTACATCCAGGGCTACACACGTGTTACAATGGCCAGTACAGAGGGCCGCTACCCCGCGAGGGGATGCCAATCTCGAAAGCTGGTCTCAGTTCGGATTGAAGTCTGGAACCCGACTTCATGAAGCCGGATTCGCTAGTAATCGCGCATCAGCCACGGCGCGGTGAATACGTTCCCGGGCCTTGTACACACCGCCCGTCAAGCCATGGGAGCCGGGGGTACCTGAAGTATGTAACCGCAAGGAGCGTACTAGGGTAAAACTGGTGACTGGGGCTAAGTCGTAACAAGGTAGCCGTACCGGAAGGTGTGGCTGGAATACCTCCTTTCTGGAGAGCTTAAGTAAAGATCTTCCTTACTTAAAGAAGGATTATGCAGAAGGGTCTTTCTACAGTATTGCATCAAAAGGGGAATTAGCTCAGTTGGCTAGAGCGCCTGCCTTGCACGCAGGAGGTCAAGGGTTCGACTCCCTTATTCTCCACAGTTGCTTTTGCAACAAACGATCATTGACATATTGAATTACAAGAGAAAGACTAGAGGAAAAAAATGCTAAAGCATTAAAGAAAGTAAAGAAGAGCGCACGGCGGATGCCTAGGCTCTCAGAGGCGAAGAAGGACGCGACAAGCTGCGAAAAGCTGCGGGGAGGTGCACATAACCTGTGATCCGCAGATCTCCGAATGGGGCAACCCACCAGGTTGAAGGCCTGGTATCCTGGAGCAATTCAGGAGGCAAACCCGTTGAACTGAAACATCTTAGTAGGCGGAGGAGAAGAAAACAAAAGTGATTCCCCCAGTAGCGGCGAGCGAAGCGGGAATAGCCCAAACCAATCTTGTTTAGGCAGGGTTGGGGTAGTAGGACTGCATAAAGATAATATTAATACGAAGTGGAAGCATCTGGAAAGTTGCATCATAGAGGGTTAAAGTCCCGTACACGTAAGTATGATATTACGAGCAGTATCCTGAGTAACGCGGGACACGAGGAATCTTGCGTGAATCTGCCGGGACCATCCGGTAAGGCTAAATACTCCTGAGAGACCGATAGTGAACCAGTACCGTGAGGGAAAGGTGAAAAGCACCCCTAACAGGGGAGTGAAATAGTACCTGAAACCGTGCGCTTACAAACTGTTGGAGCCCTTTATTGGGGTGACAGCGTGCCTTTTGCATAATGAGCCTACGAGTTATACCTTGCCAGCGAGGTTAAGTGTTGTTAGACACGGAGCCGAAGCGAAAGCGAGTCTTGAAAGGGCGCTAAGTTGGCAGGGATAGACGCGAAACCTAGTGATCTACCCATGGTCAGGTTGAAGTTTCGGTAACACGAAATGGAGGACCGAACCGGTAAACGTTGAAAAGTTTTCGGATGAACTGTGGGTAGGGGTGAAAGGCCAATCAAACTGGGAAATAGCTCGTACTCCCCGAAATGCATTTAGGTGCAGCCTCGATTAAGAGTTATCCAGAGGTAGAGCTACTGATAGGACGCGAGGGCTTCACCGCCTATCAAATCCTGACAAACTCCGAATGCTGGATAATGTTTTTCGAGAGTGAGGGCATGGGTGCTAAGGTCCGTGTCCGAGAGGGAAAGAACCCAGACCATCAGCTAAGGTCCCCAAATGTATGCTAAGTTGAAGAAAACGCGGTATGGTTGCAGAGACAGCTAGGATGTTGGCTTGGAAGCAGCCATTCATTTAAAGAGTGCGTAACAGCTCACTAGTCGAGCGACCGTGCATGGATAATAATCGGGCATCAAGCATACTACCGAAGCTATGGAATGATACTTAGGTATCATTGGTAGGGGAGCATTCCAGTCAGCGTCGAAGCAGTATCGTGAGGTATTGTGGAGCGTCTGGAAAAGCAAATGTAGGCATAAGTAACGATAATGGGGGTGAGAAACCCCCACGCCGAAAGACCAAGGATTCCTGATCAACGTTAATCGGATCAGGGTTAGTCGGGCCCTAACACGTACCCGTTAGGGGAAGTGGATGGCAAACAGGTTAATATTCCTGTACCCGTTATACAACAAAAGTGACGTATAAGAGAGATGTCTGGGTGCTGACGGAATAGCACGCTGAGCTTAGGTTTCGGCCGAAGCGAAGGCAAGCATCTTGTACCGAGAAAAGCGAGTATAACGGCTCGTACCGTAAACGGACACACGTAGTTGGGTTGAGTATACTAAGGCGCTCGAGTGATCCACGGCTAAGGAACTCGGCAAATTAACCCTGTAACTTCGGGAGAAAGGGTTCCTGTTAAGCGATTGACAGGACGCAGAGAAATGGCCCAGGCGACTGTTTAACAAAAACACATGGCTATGCAAAATCGAAAGATTAGGTATATGGCCTGACACCTGCCCGGTGCTGGAAGGTTAAGAGGAGATGTCAGGAGCAATCCAAAGCATTGAATTGAAGCCCCAGTAAACGGCGGCCGTAACTATAACGGTCCTAAGGTAGCGAAATTCCTTGTCGGGTAAGTTCCGACCTGCACGAATGGTGTAACGATCTGGGCACTGTCTCAGCCGTGAGCTCGGTGAAATTGTAATACCGGTGAAGATGCCGGTTACCCGCAACGGGACGGAAAGACCCCGTGAACCTTTACTGCAACTTAGCATTGATTTTGGGTAAGTTATGTGTAGGATAGGCCGGAGACTATGAAGTGGTGCCGCCAGGTATCATGGAGTCGCCGTTGAAATACGGCCCTTGACTTGCCTGAAGTCTAATCCCTCAGAGAGAGGGAGACATTGCTTGGTGGGTAGTTTGACTGGGGTGGTCGCCTCCAAAAGAGTAACGGAGGCTCCCAAAGGTACCCTCATGACGTTTGGCAATCGTCAGTAGAGTGTAATGGCACAAGGGTGCTTGACTGTGAGACCGACAAGTCGAACAGGTAGGAAACTAGGGCATAGTGATCCGGTGGTTCCGCATGGAAGGGCCATCGCTCAAAGGATAAAAGGTACTCCGGGGATAACAGGCTGATCGCCGCCAAGAGCTCACATCGACGCGGCGGTTTGGCACCTCGATGTCGGCTCGTCACATCCTGGGGCTGGAGAAGGTCCCAAGGGTTCGGCTGTTCGCCGATTAAAGTGGCACGCGAGCTGGGTTCAGAACGTCGTGAGACAGTTCGGTCCCTATCTGTTGTGGGCGCAGGAGATTTGAGAGACCCTGTCATTAGTACGAGAGGACCGTGATGGACAAACCTCTGGTGTATCAGTTGTACCGCCAGGTGCAGCGCTGAGTAGCTATGTTTGGAAGGGATAAGTGCTGAAAGCATCTAAGCACGAAGCCTGTCTCAAGATTAGATCTCCATATAAGGGGCGTTAAAGACTATGACGTTGATAGGCTGCAGGTATAAAGGTGGTAACATCAAAGCCGAGCAGTACTAATTACCCGAGACTTTCAGAGCTGGTATTTTAGTCTCAAGTCTTTATCTTGTAATCAATATGTTAAGATATCACTACGACGAAGGTTGTAGCAATGAACAAAGAGAGAGTACAAACTCTAAGATATTTAGGTGGCTATAGCGCAGGGGATCCACCTCTTCCCATACCGAACAGAGAAGTTAAGCCCTGCCGCGCCGATGGTACTGCGTAAAAACGGGAGAGTAGGTCGCCGCCCATCTTACAAGAGAGAGGCTGTCCGATAAAGGGCAGCCTCTTATTTTTTTGTTGTATATCCCAGCCCACACCGGGTCTATTATTTTTTGCTTCTTTTATTTCTACCTTAGTCCATTTTTATACTTTGCCTGCCATATATCATGTTTTTAATCCCCTTATTACATTGTGGCAAAGACGTTAAGTAGTACTAAGTACATTCTACTGCTGTTACCGGTATTTTTGGAATGCGCCCATCTGTTTTGGTTCCAGATTCAATTCTTGAACTTATATATAGTGATGCAGGCTGGGACAAGGGTGGTATCGCGGCAAAGGTTTATATTAACAGAGGAGTATTTCAGAAGACCCTTGTAAAGTATCAAGGAAATTGAAGGTTTTATATAAATACTAAGATGCTCATCCAACTTCACTAGGAAAGGAGATTATATGTTATTGTAACAGGCTGAAGGATGAAAAAGTTGTTCATATCAATGTCGGGAAGGTTATTGGGTTTTTGAATGGAAGAAATTGGTTTGAGGGTTGGGTTTCGATAAGATAGGAGTTAAAAAAAAGAACCTGCCGGTGTAGACCGGCAGGTTCTTTTTTTTGGTAATTTT
The genomic region above belongs to Xiashengella succiniciproducens and contains:
- a CDS encoding RDD family protein → MPASGMTTPSTAPLTERIIAAVIDIVIVAGLCFFPRIGWILGLIYHLGKESMPFMNGQSCGKHLLKIKVVNIPQLTPITGQHEKSVIRGLVMLIPVLNLIDLWWFVSRGYRLADKWAETTVVYSTKENQAD
- a CDS encoding response regulator transcription factor, with product MIRILVAEQSYLLRKGLMHILRQFPETGEIEILGSNLGIEEVIQHLDPDLLIINSSIATTSNDKPLSDVIPEHCKVLHIINTALPHGAPDNQLSIYDSKVALMEKISNTLKSISETKSVQESEELTPREKLILKHVALGKTNKEIGSELFISTHTVISHRKNITRKLDIKSVSGLTVYAILNGIISMDDIS
- the der gene encoding ribosome biogenesis GTPase Der, with protein sequence MANIVAIVGRPNVGKSTLFNRLTGQRHAIVDEVSGVTRDRLYGKSVWNGVEFSVVDTGGYAINSDDIFEESIRDQVTIAIEEADILLFLVDVTTGLTDYDEMLAEVIRRSNKPAFVVVNKVDTGERLPEAAYFYSLGFKELFTISSINGFGTGELMDAVVAALPEKEAGAIEEEQLPRFTIVGRPNAGKSSLLNALTGEERNIVTDIPGTTRDSIHTLYNKFGHRFLLVDTAGIRKKARVKEDLEFYSVMRAIRSIENSDVCILMVDATRGFEGQDQKIFGLVERNRKGIVVVVNKWDLIEKDSNSTKKFEAAIREQTAPYTDYPIIFTSVTNKQRIFKVVEEAMRVYENKTRKIPTSKLNEYFLPLIDATPPPATKGKYIKIKYISQLPTQPPSFAFFCNLPQYVKDPYKRFLENKLREKWDLSGVPVNIFMRKK
- the era gene encoding GTPase Era, producing MGHKAGYVSIVGNPNVGKSTLSNLLVGERLSIITSKAQTTRHRIFGILNSPDYQIVFSDTPGVLEPKYKLQEAMLKFSKSALADADAILYITDTIETPGKNSDFINEINKSDTPVLLAINKVDLSNQADLEQLVLQWKELVPKAEIFPISAIKKFNTDNLMARIMELMPESPPYFDKDALTDKPERFFVSEIIREKILLYYQKEIPYSVEVEVEEFKEGPEIVRIRAIIHVARESQKAIIIGHQGKALKKTGTEARKEIETFLGRKVFLELFVKVTKDWRDKDNFLRNFGYEL
- a CDS encoding hemerythrin domain-containing protein; this encodes MSIHADMKMAELVQLNFNVLAVIQRLQIPFGFKDKSVRTICEEQQMPVTFFMELVHWFLERENFPQEQLIKGDAKWLITYLHNTHQYYLHFQIPRIEKEIEYLEQLSGMPDNSVQLMLGFFREYIREFTEHIEDEENTTFPYILALSDAIEGRMSRETFNTRYKNYSIDKYLEHHSDIEEKVFDLQSILLKHLQPQISSIQFTNLILEISRLGNDLKDHTLLEENVLIPKVRQMEREYIAQNKGL
- a CDS encoding sensor histidine kinase, translating into MLKRASSLYVPLLLFVILLSGILVLRHIDAGRPESQFSVSRAEKAVQSARAGMKACLSKIDISTITSHQELWRAIDSLNYKSVSILVFQGYELVAWTDHLLPVEGINPHYFKQNLVRLENGWYLTASRQEGDVLVVAFSLLKAEYLYQNRFLKNGFPANYGLDPTVLISRELTANSYSINDTDGEYLFSLIPGELKQKPSQASAMADILLLLAIAILWVFAFNIQKQFRGTRFANLVYVGVAALFSSLYYLLICVIGIRYFNQAELFSPHNFAVSNLLPSMGHFLLLSFLLFTLGLWFYKFVRFTLPIPENRIRLTGLYLLLIVMLGLASIYLVFVNRLFYTLALHSSGHLVLIRVTDLDLVILSRYLAVALLLLSFVFIAERLVLSFLIRIPCIHILIAAGTVMLINILVFRGLGVGQSDWCFLFFGATLLVLLYSTRNTVSGLSYTSYSWIAVIFSLYAGMVFMDMTIRKEESDRELLVENLSFQLLREEDPIAEIYLAGIEKQISNDVTLMRLMGQPELDPGVITNHLMKFYFYGYWRRFDIQIIPCWPSGDLLVEQTGEVSNCYEYFFGLIEHYGYPLEGSAHFYFMDDDDGQSSYFGVFRFFPDDDARETTLFIELHFKPFFEGLGYPELLVSDRDLAKMRLLEEYSYAKYLDGRLVKRSGEFMYKAQVDPYFPVPYSKVFLKEGNYSHLVYQPSPNATILLSRKDFTVTDVLMAFSLFFLFFFLLTGIVILLLQWQSKGFSFRISIQKRIQTVFVAVMVLMLIVVATGTVYYTVKQYRQKHLELLESKVQSIMLELEYKVGLDGPETSSPGDYLNYQLQMISTVFYCDINLYGVDGTLIGTSRPELFRSGLAGTQMNPKAYYNLAYTEAVSHLEEEQIGSMKYISFYVPLLDSNNRLSGFLNLPYFVGNNDLRSEISSVIVTIVNFYLLFSFLVILIAVFLSRQITRPLLLLQTKISQIKLDRLNEKIDYKGQDEIGELVAEYNRMVDELTISAGKLARTERELAWREMARQIAHEIKNPLTPMKLSIQYLQRAWKDNVVDFDAYLKKVTDTLIEQINSLSSIASEFSRFAQMPPEKSEVINLIEKIENSRTLFGDTGSVPVVLVNMAGDIVKVRADGEQLLGVFNNLIKNAIQSIPDNREGRIEIEVSRDDEKVVVAIKDNGKGVPDEIRTKLFEPSFTTKTGGMGLGLAISKRAVENAGGRIWFTSEENTGSVFYVELPVISDSK